In the genome of Clostridia bacterium, the window ATGGCAGTTCGAACCCCAATCCGCACTGCTCTGCCCACTTTTTTCGGAACTCGACGTCCTCTTTGATCTTGTCGTAGAGGTCGCTCATATCCTGATCCGCATGTCCTAACCAATACTTGCAGAGTCCATCAGGACACCCGGTGTGGTTTCGCAGGTACGTGTTCCGGAATCGACGAAATGCATGATTTCCAGCTTTAAACGTACCCGTGTGCGGATTGATGTACCCGATCTGCTTTAGCGCTGGATGGAGATGTCGCCGGATTACATTCGACGGATTCAAAGGCTTCCCGCTCTTTGTGCAGAATAGGAACCCTTTCTTTCGTTTCCCGACGAAATCTTTCAGCACCTTCGTCGCAAGAGGATGAAGGTCCACATCGCGATAGGCGTTATCCGTCTTGAGGCGTTGCTCGACTTCCCCATGCCGAACCTTCTGGCGAACGTAGATGGTCGTGAAATCCGGGGAGATGTGCTTATCGATTTCAATTCCAAGCGCTTCCCCAATCCTCAATCCAGTCGCCGCGCACAAAATGAACAGCGCGCGTTCTCGCAACTTCTTCCATGCAGCGAGCCCCGTCATTACTACGGAGCTGAACGTTGGCGTGTTTTGGTTCGACTTTTTCACGATCGTCATATCGACGAAATCGTGATTCCACTTACGAGGATGGATTTCCTCTCCTTCATCGTTGAACGCAGATGCCACTACGGCCTTCACGATCGCGGTGTACGTGTTAATCGTTTTCGGTGAACGATCCGCGTCAACTAGGATGTCGACCATTCTCTTCAAGGCTCCATTGTTAACTTCGGATAACGGCACCCCTCCGAGATATGGATTTAACCAAAGCCTCAACACGCGCTCCATGTCCGCGATTGTGCAGCATGAAACCGGCTTCCGTTTTCTGGCCCGCAGGAGTTTGATGCATCGTTCACTTTGTTCTTTGAACGTTGTTACCGTTTCTTGCTTGACCACTCGGTTGAAATGCTCGGCGGTGTCAGCACCGCTCTCGGCAATAATTTCCCGTGCTCGGCGCTGCCGTTCCGATTCACTCAAAGATCCGGGACCGCTGATCGGGCAGATCTTTGTCCTCTTGTGAGCTCGTTCCTCCTTTCCTGGTACGTCCATCCACCATCGAACGACGTACCACTTTCCACTTTTCTCAATGTGACCGTCTTGACCAGTTCGGCGGGACATGCTTTTGCCTCTCCGCTTCACTGGTGTCGCCGCGCCAACGTTGAGGCATTGCATGAGCGCAATGTTCAAGTGGTGATGATGACAGGAGATAGTCGCGCGGTAGCCAACTCTGTTGCGACCGATCTTGGTATCGACCTCGTCTTTGCGGAGGTATTGCCGGCGCAGAAGTCCGAAAAGATCCGCGAGTTGAAGCGCTCGGGCAAGCGCGTGGCCATGGTCGGTGACGGCGTGAACGACGCACCAGCGTTAGTCACCGCTGACGTAGGAATCGTAATTGGTGCAGAGACCGACGTAGCCGTGGAAGCTGGCGATATCGTGCTCGTTCGCAGCGATCCCCGAGATGTGCCAAGAATTATCGACCTGTCGAAGGCAAGCTATCGCAAAATGGTTCAAAACCTAGGTTGGGCAACCGGGTACAACGTGTTTGCCATACCCTTAGCGGCGGGTGTCCTTGCCCCGTGGGGTGTAATTCTCTCCCCTGCCGTCGGTGCTGTTCTTATGTCAGTAAGCACAGTGATCGTAGCCGCAAATGCGCAATTGCTCAGGCGCGTGCGACTGTGAACAGCCAAAACAGTCTCGTCAATAAAGCAGCTTCCATCTTCAGATTGATTTCGGCTTCTGCGCTCAAGCTTGCACGTCCGGATCGGCTATGGCTGTGAAGGCATTGAGGTTGGTTTTGCCGCATGCGAGATTTCCTGCAGAAGAAAGCGGCTGAATCCGAACGTCCCCAACCGATGAGGCGAGCAGTATCAGAATAGGAAGTTGCAGGCCGTCCGGGTCTCTGAGGAAAAGTATTTCCTCTCCGAAGTCTGATCGGGTTTCGTCAAAATCGACTTGTCGCTTGTGAAGTCGTTCCCGCCAGTACGGTATGGATCTTTCGGGAACAGCAAATGATGTGACCGTCAGTTGTCCCGTGCCAATTCGACCAAGGTATGCGCCTGGCCAAGGGAAAAACGTAAGGATGGTGCCCGGATGCCCCTGCCCGTCTCCGTAGTAAAGGTGGTAAGTGGTCGGATCATCGAAATTGACGGTCAGCTTCACCAGGCGGAGGCCGAGAACACCGGTGTAGAAATTGATATTCGATTGTGGCTCGCCTGCGATGGCAGTGACGTGATGCAGTCCTTCAATTACGGGCATGCTCGCCTCCGATTCGGCGTGCTTAGAAGTGAGGCGGGTCGATATGTCTTCCTACCGTGCTCATATATGCCTCATCCATGTCATCTGTGGAAGAGCTCAAGCTGCTCTGCGAAGCACGGTGCGGGAGTGCCATCCCAGAGCGTCCGCGAGCGCATGATCCACGGTGAAACGACCACCGCCGGTGAATGCCAGCGCAAGCGATGAGGCGAAGAGCATCAGCCGCGGCACGGCGGACGGTTACCTGATTGCCATGGACGCGCAGACCGGGGCACCGCGATGGGAGCAAGCGGCTGCGGACCCGGCGAAGGGCTACTCGTTCACCATGCCGCCACTGATCTATGACAATCTTGTCATCATCGGGACTGCGGGCACCGAGTTAGGGATTCGAGGATGGGTAGGTGCCTTTCGCTTGAGTAATGGGCAGCCTGTCTGGAAATTCAATACTGTTCCCGAACCGAACGATCCGGCTGCGAAGACATGGGGAGCGAACGCCAATGTCCTCAAGACTGCGGGGGGTTCCATATGGACGCCGCTCGCGCTGGATACGAAACGTGGATTGGTCTTCATTCCTGTCGGCAACCCCGTCCCCGATGTTTATGATGCGGACCGCCCGGGCCGTAATCTCTACACCAATTCCGTCGTAGCGCTGGACGCAAAGACGGGCAAGCTAGCCTGGTATTTTCAGCCATATCCGCACGACCAGCATGATTGGGATCTGACCCAGGTGGGCCCTATTTTTTCGCTTACCGTGGACGGTCGCCCCAGGGACATGATGGCCGTTTGCGGCAAGGACGCAATCTTGCGCTTGCTGGATGTGGACACCCAAAGGGTGCTGTGGGAGAAAACAATTGTGAATCGCGTGAACGCGACTGCTCCAGTGACTCCGGCTGGGGTTCACGTCTGTCCAGGCTTCGATGCCGGGCAGAAATGGAGCGGATCATCTTACGATCGTCTCAACCATCAGTTAGTCGCCCAGGCGATCGATCACTGTAGCACGATTACCAGTGGAACTGCCCCGCCAGTGCTGAATCCAAACAAGCCGAACAACGAAGAATCGCAATCCGTATTTGTTGATGGAGCCTCCAAGCCGGATCCCTGGAATACAGCGAAGGGCTGGATCATAGCGTTTGATCCGAGCACCGGTGCGGTTCGCTGGAGATACGTGGCTAAGAAGCCCATCCATGCGGCTGTGGTTACTACGGCCGGCAATCTGACTTTCAGCGGAGAGTACACCGGCGACTTCTTCGCGCTCGATAGCCGTGATGGGAAACTGCTGTATGACTTCCAAACGGGCGGACAAGTCGGCGCAGGAATTGTGACGTATCAGCCGGCCGATACGCAGTACGTCGCCGTCGTAACTGGGACGTTGGTAATCACGAGGAACGCAGCCGTTCCAAAGACGAGCAGCGCAAAGACAATCGGCTTCACTCATTTCATGACTCCCCTCTCGACGACACCTTCGTGGCAGTCAAACACGTTATATGCGTATCGTGTGATGGTAATACGCGTAGCTGAGAGGTATTCCATTTTGCGAACACGCAGACTTCACCCACGTTGCGACAACGTTACGGCTCTACCTCACATCAGTAATACCTATACGACAGCGTCTTTGCTGCTCCACGTTACGTGATTGCAGCGAAACGAGGTGCGGAGATAAAGATCGCGCGAATACTTCTGCTTGTCGTCGTGATTGCCGGATTAGCGATTTGGTACTTCACTGCGCAGGCGCAGGATAAAGACGATCAGCACGCAACGGGAAAGAACACAACCGTGACCGGGTGCCTAGCGAAGGGCGACAGCCCAAACGAGTTCTACCTCACCGGTGATGACGGCAAACGCTACGAGGTGCGCAGCGACACCGTCAAGCTCGGCGACCACCTCGGGCACAAGGTCACACTGGTTGGCACTGCTGCGAAGGAATCGGACAAAGACAAACATAAGGACGAGGACGAGGATGAGGCCCGCGAAGCTACCGCGGCGAACTTGCAGGTAAGCAGTGTGCAAATGGTGAGCAGCTGCAAGTGACAACCGTTCGCGCGGCCAAGGCCGCCTGACAGGTGGTGGATGGCCCATGTAGGGTTCAGCAGCCTGGAACGAGGAGGTGTTCATGGCGGAGGCGCCAACGGAACAGCATGCGCCATGGCTGCTGCTGATGTTCAGTTTGTCGGCGAAGCAGGCGAGCCAGCGCGTGGGAGTTTGGCGAAAGCTCAAGAAATACGGCTCGGTCTCACTGCGCACATCGGGGTATCTGCTGCCGAATCGCCCTGAGAATCAGGAGCGGTTCGAGTGGCTCGCGGCTGCCATTCGCAAATACAAAGGAAAGGCCTCCGTCGCCCAAGTACATGCACTTGACGATCTGCCATCCGAGAAGTTGCAGGCCATCTTCATCGCAGAGCGGTCGAAAGATTACGAAGTGCTGATCCGCGATCTCAAGAAGATCGCGGGCAAAGGCAAGCGTGAACCCGGCGACCTTGCTAAGTTCCGCCGCCGTCTCCAGGAGATTGCGGCGATCGACTTCTTCAACAGCCCGCTCCGCAGTCGTGCGGAAGCACTGCTTCAAAGTGCGGATTCAATAGGTGAGAGCAAGGCGATTCCTTCTTCCGGGAGGAAGACGCGAAAGGAATACCTCGACCGCGTCTGGCTCACGCGGCCGCGTCCCGGAATCGATCGCGTTTCATCCGCATGGCTTATACGACGGTTCATCGACCCCGCTGCGCGCTTCGTGTTTGCTACCGACCCTCGCCAACAGCCGAAGGCGGTTCCTTTCGACATGTTTCAAGCAGGTGGCTTCGGTCACCGCGGCGACGATTGCACATTCGAGACGTTACGGAAGGAGTTTGGCATCCGCGACCCAAAGGTAGAGGTCATTGCCGAAATAATTCATGACGCCGATCTATGCGACGAGAAGTTCGGCCGATCAGAGGGCCTCGGTCTTGATCGGGTGCTGATCGGGTGGGCGAACCAAGGCATTTCCGATGACGAGCTGCTGCGTCGAGGCATGGAACTCATTGAAGGCTTATATCGATCGATTTCCTGAGAATCGGGACTAATGAAGGAGAGGACAATGCGGTTAGGAAAGAACACTCGGAGAATGATCATTGCCATGACCGTTGTCGTTTGGGCATGCACTTGGACCGTAGCGCAGACGAGCAAACCCGACGACAAGAGCGGTCAATGGAAATCGGTTGAGGATGCCTTTGGCAGACCCGGCAAGCTGCAACCCGATGGCACGTTCAAGTTCAGCATGCCCAGGAGCGATCTCAAGGTCACCCTGGATGGAACAACGATAAAGCCCGGACTCGCGCTTGGATCATGGACGGCCTTCGAAGGATCGCTGGAGCACTCAATGGTGATGGGCGATCTCGTGCTAACCGAAGACGAAGTTGAGCCGGTCATGATGAAACTCCAGCAGGAGGGCATACAGGAAACGGCGGTCCACAATCATCTTCTGCACGAGACGCCTCGCGTCATGTACATGCACGTAGAGGGACACGGCAATCCCGTCAACATGGCAAAGGCGATTCACGACGCGCTCGCGCTGACCAAGACGCCGGCTGCCGCGAGCAGCCCATCACCCGCGGGCGACCAGAAGATCGACATCGATACGGCAAGGGTCAATTCGATTCTCGGTCATGATGGCAAAGTGAACGGCGGCATCCTACAAGTGAGCGTGCCTCGTGCCGAAAAGATCACGGATCAAGGCATGGAAGTGCCGCCTTCAATGGGAACGGCGACGGCGCTGAACTTCCAGCCGACCGGCAATGGGCGTGCCGCTATCACTGGCGACTTCGTTCTGCTTCCTGACGAGGTCAATCCGGTGTTGAAGGCCCTGCGCGATAACGGCATTCAAGTGACTGCACTGCACAGCCACATGCTCAACGATCAGCCGCACCTGCTCTACATGCACTTCTGGGCAAACGACGACGCGACGAAGTTGGCCAAAGGATTGCGCGCTGCATTAGACCAGACGAAGACGAAGACAGCGGGGAGCGAACAAGCCGAAAAGTAGAAGCCGCAATGTTGGCGACATCAAGGTGTGCCTCGTGCAAGCGCCTATCGTGCATTCGGTTAAACCCGTACGGCCTGAATACTCGCTCGGCGGTATGGTCCTGTATTTTCTGCGCCTTGGAACACTAGGCTTCGGTGGACCGATCGCACTTGCGGCCTACATGCAGCGCGACCTTGTCGAGGAACGCCAATGGCTCACGCACGATGAATACCTGGAAGGATTGGTTTTGGCGCAACTCGCACCTGGGCCACTCGCCGCGCAGTTGGCAATGTATCTCGGCTTCGTGCGTGGAGGCTGGGTCGGTACGACCGCCGTCGGATTCGCCTTCATAGGGCCATCGTTCTTAATGGTTGTCGCTCTCGCCGTCGCTTATGTCCGCTACGGCGGCTTGGCTTGGATGCAGGCCTTGTTCTATGGCATCGGTGCGGCTGTCATCGGCATCATCGCACGCTCTGCGTGGAAGCTGATGAAATCTACGCTCAAGCGCGATGTCTTGCTGTGGCTGATATTTCTCGCACTCGCTGCGTCAACGGCGATAACTGAGCGTGAACTTGTTTGGCTATTCCTTGCTGGCGGATTAATTGCACTCACCGTAAAGGCGTTTCCGCGCAAGCTTGCCGATGCGCCCTTGCCTCTCGTTCTGTTCACGACGGCTTCCGCAACATCTCTAGGAAAGTTCGGCGAGGTGCTTGGCTATTTTGCGAAGGCAGGTTTATTCGTATTCGGCAGCGGCCTTGCGATCGTGCCGTTTCTTCACGGCGGCGTTGTCGTTGAGCATCACTGGCTTACCGAGCGACAGTTCCTCGACGCTGTTGCCGTCGCAATGATTACGCCTGGGCCGGTCGTGATCACCGTCGGTTTCATTGGATTTCTTGTGGCGGGACTGAGCGGCGCGATAGCCGCTGCACTCGGCGTCTTCCTGCCCGTCTACGCTGTGGTCATTGTTATCGCACCGTATTACAAGCGATTCGCCAAGAACCCGCAACTACACGCCTTTGTCAGAGGTGTGACAGCTGCGGCAACCGGCGCCATTGCAGGCGCCGTCATCGTGCTGGCCCGACGTGCCGTGCACGACCTGCCAACGTGCCTTATAGCAATCGCGACTCTCCTGCTCATGCTCCGCTGGAAAATGCCGGAACCCTTACTGATCGCTGCAGCGGGTATCGCAGGGCTATTCCTCTATCGGAGTTGAACTCATTTAACAAATGTATCCGAATACGGGCAATCCGGACACGATTAGCGGACCATCATCGTGCGGAAAGGGCCCGCTGGCGAATTGAACCCTTTGGACCCACGTCGAAAACTTGGGTCCAATTTAGGTCCATTCGCTGCCGAAAACCGGGTAAAACGGTACTGCACGACGCAGAACCGGACTAAGCGAATCAACAACATAGTGTTCCTGCCGCTTTTTCGGGACCAGTGGGTCGGAGGTTCACATCCTCTCTCGAGCGTAGACGACTTTCTTCGGGTTCTTCAGGTGGGCGTCATCAATTTCGTGAAGCCGCCAAGCTCGGAGTGGATGTTCTTCGTAGCTGGGTTCGCCCAGGTCGCAAGCGGATGGTGCCGTACAAGTATCCAAACGCTAAAGCGCCTCAAGCCTTCATGGTTCCGGCAGGATCTACTTTGCCTCTTGGACCTCAACACCAAAAGATCAAACCATTGATCGCCGAGCGCCTCGATTTGAGGGACGCAAGAAAGGCGCAAGAGTTGCTCGGATGCGGAGGGGTGACGGGCAAAATCGTGCTCGTCCCATCAAAGATCCCGTACGGATTTTCTGCTTGAACATTGAAGGTGCCCAGATCGCTTGCAAAGGGAGTGCACCCCCACTCCTTGTCGGTCTTCTTGGGCGGCGGAACGGCAACAAAGCCGCCAAGAGCGATGGCCCAGTTCCGAAAATATGAAAGGCCCTCCTTCGTCCCAATGACTCCGACCGAAATCTCACGCGGTCGCACCGGGGCAGCATGAGGCCCGTAAAGGAAAAGACCGTCCTTGGGATGATCGCAGGTCTGGCCGTGGCCGAAAAACAGTTCAGGCCCTCGATATGGATGACTTCAAGGGTTTCTTCTGGGAGGTCCATTAGCCCTCAAAGTGCCGAGCGTGGAATCATCGGATTCCTCTGCGTCGTCTCCCATCGTGTCCGGGAGCGCAGTCGTGACCGGCGACGTGAACAGCATCGGCCTGGCTTCAAATGTGATGGCGTTGGAACCTGATAGAGGCACCGAGAAATTGGGAGAGTCGCACGACAGCAATTCGAGAAACTCATTAAACGGCCATGCCACGCTTTATTGCGCCAACCTTTGCAGATCGTACGCCGCAATCGGTGCTGCGTGTCGGCGTCGCCAATGACGGCACCGGCCCGATTGCCGGTGAGTTCCGCGAAAAGCACGCGTGTTTTGAGCTTGAAGTGAGGGCACGGCCAAAAGAACGGCGATACGGATATGCCGTATTGCCAGACCTTGCCGCCTGCGCTGTTGCGCAACATGGAGGACCGGCGTTGGCCTTGCTTGCCCACGAGACCCTCCTGCCTAACGGCATCTGCGCCTCGCTGACGTGGAACGCCGTCTGCGCGGCGAAGAAATGCTGGTACAGGCCCTTTGAACGACAGAAGCTTTCCCACGCACGACGGAACATGGATGACACAATGTTCTGCGCCTGGCGCGGCTTTATATCCGGTGATTGACTGCCGTGCTCGAGGAGATCAAGCAATTTATGCTCGGACTGGATTTCAAACGGCGCGACGTAGGCGAAGTCGCGCTCGATTTCCGCAGGTAAGGCGAACGAGAAGAAACCACGCTGGTAAACCTCGGCGGGAACTGTGCTTTCACGGCACGTCTTCTCCATCGAGTCGAGATTGATCGGCCCCGGCGGATAGTAGTAGCGGATTGTGTCCGGGAGGCTGGCGACACGTAACCAGTTGGAAGTGAGGACTTCAGGTACTTTCTCGACCTTCGTCGCCAACCGCTTTCTGTAGTTCTCCCAGTTTGGGTTGATCACCCCGTCTACAACGCGTGGGACGTTCTGCTTCTCGAGCGTGTCCAGGAGCTCATGCAGGCCATTGGCCCAGCTTCCCAAGAGATCGACCCTCTGAAGTTCGCCGATGCCGAACACTTTTCTGAATGGCTCAAGCCGAAGCGGAATTATGAAGCGCGGGTCGTTTAGCTCTTTCGCGAGGTTCGTGCCGATGCCGATTTCCTCCTGTACGCCATTCTTGTTGAGGGTGGCGTCGCGGCAGCACAGGAGCATTTTCACCGCTTTGTTTTGCAGCGTGTCGGTGATTTCCCTGCGCCAGCGGTCTCCTGGCTCAAGGGTGAGGATGTCCGCAAAGACCGTGTACCCTGCAGCCTCAAGGCGTGGGGTAAAGCCAGAGCACAAACTCATCGTCTTCGGGCGTAGCCTTGCTGATGAAGACG includes:
- a CDS encoding site-specific integrase, with the translated sequence MVDILVDADRSPKTINTYTAIVKAVVASAFNDEGEEIHPRKWNHDFVDMTIVKKSNQNTPTFSSVVMTGLAAWKKLRERALFILCAATGLRIGEALGIEIDKHISPDFTTIYVRQKVRHGEVEQRLKTDNAYRDVDLHPLATKVLKDFVGKRKKGFLFCTKSGKPLNPSNVIRRHLHPALKQIGYINPHTGTFKAGNHAFRRFRNTYLRNHTGCPDGLCKYWLGHADQDMSDLYDKIKEDVEFRKKWAEQCGLGFELPSVVPNVPKNRKKSNAQQSE
- a CDS encoding VOC family protein gives rise to the protein MPVIEGLHHVTAIAGEPQSNINFYTGVLGLRLVKLTVNFDDPTTYHLYYGDGQGHPGTILTFFPWPGAYLGRIGTGQLTVTSFAVPERSIPYWRERLHKRQVDFDETRSDFGEEILFLRDPDGLQLPILILLASSVGDVRIQPLSSAGNLACGKTNLNAFTAIADPDVQA
- a CDS encoding PQQ-binding-like beta-propeller repeat protein, with protein sequence MKRPPPVNASASDEAKSISRGTADGYLIAMDAQTGAPRWEQAAADPAKGYSFTMPPLIYDNLVIIGTAGTELGIRGWVGAFRLSNGQPVWKFNTVPEPNDPAAKTWGANANVLKTAGGSIWTPLALDTKRGLVFIPVGNPVPDVYDADRPGRNLYTNSVVALDAKTGKLAWYFQPYPHDQHDWDLTQVGPIFSLTVDGRPRDMMAVCGKDAILRLLDVDTQRVLWEKTIVNRVNATAPVTPAGVHVCPGFDAGQKWSGSSYDRLNHQLVAQAIDHCSTITSGTAPPVLNPNKPNNEESQSVFVDGASKPDPWNTAKGWIIAFDPSTGAVRWRYVAKKPIHAAVVTTAGNLTFSGEYTGDFFALDSRDGKLLYDFQTGGQVGAGIVTYQPADTQYVAVVTGTLVITRNAAVPKTSSAKTIGFTHFMTPLSTTPSWQSNTLYAYRVMVIRVAERYSILRTRRLHPRCDNVTALPHISNTYTTASLLLHVT
- a CDS encoding chromate resistance protein ChrB domain-containing protein, yielding MAEAPTEQHAPWLLLMFSLSAKQASQRVGVWRKLKKYGSVSLRTSGYLLPNRPENQERFEWLAAAIRKYKGKASVAQVHALDDLPSEKLQAIFIAERSKDYEVLIRDLKKIAGKGKREPGDLAKFRRRLQEIAAIDFFNSPLRSRAEALLQSADSIGESKAIPSSGRKTRKEYLDRVWLTRPRPGIDRVSSAWLIRRFIDPAARFVFATDPRQQPKAVPFDMFQAGGFGHRGDDCTFETLRKEFGIRDPKVEVIAEIIHDADLCDEKFGRSEGLGLDRVLIGWANQGISDDELLRRGMELIEGLYRSIS
- a CDS encoding DUF1259 domain-containing protein, with amino-acid sequence MRLGKNTRRMIIAMTVVVWACTWTVAQTSKPDDKSGQWKSVEDAFGRPGKLQPDGTFKFSMPRSDLKVTLDGTTIKPGLALGSWTAFEGSLEHSMVMGDLVLTEDEVEPVMMKLQQEGIQETAVHNHLLHETPRVMYMHVEGHGNPVNMAKAIHDALALTKTPAAASSPSPAGDQKIDIDTARVNSILGHDGKVNGGILQVSVPRAEKITDQGMEVPPSMGTATALNFQPTGNGRAAITGDFVLLPDEVNPVLKALRDNGIQVTALHSHMLNDQPHLLYMHFWANDDATKLAKGLRAALDQTKTKTAGSEQAEK
- a CDS encoding chromate transporter; this translates as MVLYFLRLGTLGFGGPIALAAYMQRDLVEERQWLTHDEYLEGLVLAQLAPGPLAAQLAMYLGFVRGGWVGTTAVGFAFIGPSFLMVVALAVAYVRYGGLAWMQALFYGIGAAVIGIIARSAWKLMKSTLKRDVLLWLIFLALAASTAITERELVWLFLAGGLIALTVKAFPRKLADAPLPLVLFTTASATSLGKFGEVLGYFAKAGLFVFGSGLAIVPFLHGGVVVEHHWLTERQFLDAVAVAMITPGPVVITVGFIGFLVAGLSGAIAAALGVFLPVYAVVIVIAPYYKRFAKNPQLHAFVRGVTAAATGAIAGAVIVLARRAVHDLPTCLIAIATLLLMLRWKMPEPLLIAAAGIAGLFLYRS
- a CDS encoding toll/interleukin-1 receptor domain-containing protein; translated protein: MSLCSGFTPRLEAAGYTVFADILTLEPGDRWRREITDTLQNKAVKMLLCCRDATLNKNGVQEEIGIGTNLAKELNDPRFIIPLRLEPFRKVFGIGELQRVDLLGSWANGLHELLDTLEKQNVPRVVDGVINPNWENYRKRLATKVEKVPEVLTSNWLRVASLPDTIRYYYPPGPINLDSMEKTCRESTVPAEVYQRGFFSFALPAEIERDFAYVAPFEIQSEHKLLDLLEHGSQSPDIKPRQAQNIVSSMFRRAWESFCRSKGLYQHFFAAQTAFHVSEAQMPLGRRVSWASKANAGPPCCATAQAARSGNTAYPYRRSFGRALTSSSKHACFSRNSPAIGPVPSLATPTRSTDCGVRSAKVGAIKRGMAV